A window from Mya arenaria isolate MELC-2E11 chromosome 9, ASM2691426v1 encodes these proteins:
- the LOC128246567 gene encoding uncharacterized protein LOC128246567: protein MDNIWYLAFLTTTLASFLGEVSIPRDLKVTLHGNSATIFWWLSRDTPEVRRFELKCQLQDAAGGPMLEATYSISGFRRSFHIPALQPCYRYSIFMVAITDFGSSNQSEVVEFTTNGTGILFVQSRTRGIQLEEAIVLFIVVGLWACALVLFIKQWDNIRILQPKEPRFKHNPKNLDTITIVKKPSDSVIYKNYSRKMSLTMVEREKKLLRMNTVPIMESVSSLHTLTRSFQNKLPTIEMEEQHLNSQVPFSPIEENPKTQASSLV from the exons GTGAGGTATCGATACCACGTGATCTCAAAGTTACTCTCCATGGCAACTCTGCCACCATATTTTGGTGGTTATCTAGAGACACACCGGAAGTGAGGCGGTTTGAGCTTAAGTGTCAGCTACAGGACGCGGCTGGCGGTCCCATGCTGGAGGCTACCTATAGCATTAGCGGCTTTCGGCGCTCATTCCATATACCGGCTCTTCAGCCTTGTTATAG ATATAGTATCTTCATGGTAGCAATCACGGATTTCGGGAGCAGCAACCAGAGCGAGGTGGTGGAATTTACCACGAACGGGACAG GAATTTTATTCGTTCAGAGTAGAACACGTGGAATACAACTTGAGGAAGCCATCGTTTTATTTATAGTTGTTGGTCTGTGGGCATGCGCATTGGTGCTTTTCATTAAACAATGGGACAATATCCGAATTTTGCAGCCAAAAGAGCCGAGATTCAAGCATAACCCGAAGAACTTGGACACAATTACAATTGTTAAGAAGCCTTCGGACAGTGTGATTTATAAGAATTATAGCAGGAAAATGTCATTGACAATGGTAGAACGTGAAAAGAAACTTTTACGTATGAACACGGTCCCAATAATGGAGAGTGTATCATCATTACACACACTCACGCGatcatttcaaaacaagttACCTACCATTGAAATGgaagaacaacatttaaattCACAAGTGCCCTTCTCACCCATTGAGGAGAACCCCAAGACACAAGCCAGTTCGCTCGTATGA